A single region of the Paraburkholderia megapolitana genome encodes:
- a CDS encoding H-NS histone family protein: MDERKRDSMIAYLRHRMEEFGITPDALAAALASGQSEQAGARYRSATGNTWSGEGEMPQWLKQAISAGQSIEHFELSAPPAPAPAPKAGVDWRDDPFAGSPLARQENPSR; the protein is encoded by the coding sequence ATGGACGAACGTAAGCGAGACAGCATGATTGCTTATCTCCGCCACAGGATGGAGGAGTTTGGTATCACACCAGACGCCCTCGCCGCTGCGCTAGCAAGCGGACAATCGGAACAGGCGGGGGCGCGCTACCGCAGCGCGACCGGCAATACCTGGTCCGGCGAAGGGGAGATGCCCCAATGGCTTAAACAGGCGATCAGTGCAGGGCAATCCATCGAACACTTCGAATTGTCAGCCCCGCCGGCGCCCGCTCCCGCACCTAAAGCCGGTGTGGATTGGCGAGATGACCCGTTTGCGGGCAGCCCGCTTGCACGGCAGGAAAACCCATCGCGTTAG
- a CDS encoding autotransporter strand-loop-strand O-heptosyltransferase, translating to MNSDVTAPVADTSAPGAPVSGFTARLPQTPAYPPPANVPTQQGPAGICFDFNDGCRVTLPAGNWRVCLRDCDTGNVLFETEIARGYVASTRKYYARFEILVWARVALARDSKAPPTLHHVYDASGKEVLVQFPVGTIGDTIGWMPYAAAFQRRHGCRLTCAMSEKLIPLFRDAYPQIGFVTHEQVQPQRYYATYSLGLFFDDDEKIHQPSDFRLVGLHRTAGYILGVDPREEPPEIALPDDTRPIDEPYVCIAVQSSTQCKYWNNPTGWHDVIAFLKEAGYRVVCIDQKKVHGTGMAWNHIPHGVEDETGDRPLVERARWLKHAAFFIGLSSGLSWLAWAVRTPAVMISGFTHPVNEFHTPYRVINYHVCNSCWNDPRVRFDHHDFLWCPRHKDTPRQFECTRLIESKQVIDAIRTIPGVLR from the coding sequence ATGAATAGCGATGTCACTGCACCGGTCGCTGACACTTCAGCGCCGGGCGCCCCAGTATCAGGTTTCACAGCCAGACTGCCTCAAACACCGGCCTATCCACCGCCCGCAAACGTTCCAACCCAGCAGGGGCCGGCCGGCATCTGCTTCGATTTCAACGACGGTTGCCGCGTCACACTGCCCGCGGGCAACTGGCGCGTCTGCCTGCGAGACTGCGACACGGGCAACGTGTTGTTCGAAACGGAAATCGCGCGCGGCTATGTGGCGAGTACACGGAAATACTATGCCCGCTTTGAGATTCTCGTCTGGGCACGTGTCGCACTCGCGCGGGACAGCAAGGCACCGCCGACGCTGCACCACGTCTACGACGCCTCCGGCAAGGAGGTGCTCGTGCAGTTCCCGGTCGGCACGATCGGCGACACGATCGGCTGGATGCCCTACGCCGCGGCATTCCAGCGCCGGCACGGCTGCCGGCTCACCTGCGCGATGTCGGAGAAGCTGATTCCGCTCTTTCGCGACGCCTATCCGCAGATCGGATTCGTTACGCATGAACAGGTGCAGCCACAGCGCTATTACGCGACCTACAGCCTCGGACTCTTCTTCGACGACGACGAAAAAATCCACCAGCCGAGCGACTTCCGCCTGGTCGGACTGCACCGCACAGCGGGCTATATCCTCGGCGTCGATCCGCGCGAGGAACCGCCGGAAATCGCGCTACCCGACGATACGCGCCCCATCGACGAGCCCTATGTCTGCATCGCCGTGCAGAGTTCGACGCAGTGCAAATACTGGAACAACCCGACGGGCTGGCACGACGTGATCGCCTTCTTGAAGGAAGCCGGTTATCGCGTCGTCTGCATCGACCAGAAGAAAGTGCACGGCACCGGCATGGCGTGGAATCACATCCCGCACGGCGTGGAAGACGAAACCGGCGATCGGCCGCTCGTCGAGCGGGCGCGCTGGTTGAAGCACGCGGCGTTTTTCATCGGCTTGTCGAGTGGACTGTCGTGGCTCGCATGGGCGGTGCGCACGCCGGCCGTGATGATCAGCGGCTTCACCCATCCGGTCAACGAGTTCCATACGCCGTACCGCGTCATCAACTATCACGTCTGCAACAGTTGCTGGAACGACCCACGCGTGCGCTTCGATCATCACGACTTTCTCTGGTGCCCGCGACACAAGGACACACCGAGGCAGTTCGAATGCACCCGTCTGATCGAATCGAAGCAGGTGATCGATGCCATCCGGACGATTCCCGGAGTGCTCCGCTGA
- a CDS encoding AIDA repeat-containing protein gives MKIDATGPNVYSTTWRGMTLPGATGYVPMPDVPQRRVSLLLTGLLATPALYAASFAPAAANAQTTVAAGVTVDGTTVGSNQSLLVFGEADGSTVNAHGALNVEGGGVARSSFINAFGLQAVMSGGIAYATHDLGTEVVMSGGIASGTLVGAGAQQIVSSGGIASGTTISSSGAQSVDGGFAVATIVTSNSREDLSSGGMTSGTMLTSGGAQNVLATGIASATTIAGGASQTVQSGGLAVSPTVSSGGQLRISAGGNATGVVQQSGGILIADTGAGNVTGTNGAGTFVIGGGVASGVLLDNGGLFTVLSGGTASGTIVHATQIVMGGGTAVDTQDMFTQIVSSGGLALDTHVFGFAQHTILAGGIASGSLVDRNSREDVTSGGIARGTTLGSTGVQNVDGGGFASGTVVSSGGVQLIAGAGVASGTTVFGNGTITVSSGGTAIGITLNAGATFSGTTDDAFVSGTNSLGAFTISGGIASGVLLENGGTFIVTKGGIASGTVIGTYGNGFVVSGGVAVGTLDTSQLTVSAGGIASGTVVSNFGHENVAMGGVTNGAQVSDFGQENVSSGGIANTTSVGNTGSMTVYDGGVANGTAIGNGGTQTISSGGIANAATVASGGLQVVSAGAAASGTTVSSGGAQVVSAGGIATATTVSGGGLQSVLSGAAASDTTVSSGGTQMISAGGIATTTTVSGSGQQNVLSGGTASGTVLVGGVQTVFGAGSATGTLVSSGGTQTISAGGTTSGTAVMSGGVQNILAGGVASSTTIGLGGDQRVANDGEADGTTVMSGGQQIVSSGGISVGTHVADGGTQTLYQGAIVAGTIVGSGGTQYVSSGSTASSAQLVGGVQYVSSGGVATGTLISAGGTQNVLALGVASGAHIESGGTQAVTSGGEADATVVDIGGKQQVGSGGVASGTLVNSGGMQTVEAGGIVAAATLLTGGMQIVSSGATTSGVTLTGGTQTVLSGGVVTATGIGSGGQQFVSSGALANLATVSSGGTQTVYAGAVASGTQVSGGALQDLFGSADLSVVQGTQTVHAGGIASRATIDGGGVQTVMSSGIANGTTLVAALQMVSSGGTANATTVGSGGRQTVASGGVANGTTIAQGGIAQIFGTLSGATIDTGGTLQIAGGNVTGNLANNGSLVFNRTDDSRYANSLSGDGAFVQAGTGTLTLTGDSGAFAGTTVVNAGRLAIGDAANPSAKLGGNIQVETNGTLLGHGTVLGSIANAGVVQPGGSIGTLSVAGDYVQQPAGTLTIELNPTSASKLLVNGAATLNGALHLLYDPGTYAASKTYEIVSATTVNGKFGSVNADGAGASQVTQSVVYGATAVDLNVNAIDNAGTGTLPPPPPGQPAPPVTVIAPIDTSIFTALGSTALLAGEAAATQLLGHNAQRCDDAAAAHCSSDDGSLWVASSADRLSLHGAAGGTPGFGVNQYQFTAGVDWRRGPYSIGGALGYGHSDLSESATGDDGRIDTLRASLYGSRRLGPVVLSALMSYGYDDMHLRRPLGASGTANGDPTGHDIELGTQLSLPMPIRTFTLTPRVGLLYGYFHRSVFAEHGAGGQDLQVGTDNARSVQPYVGIEFDKRFSESGAHPLTLQLSVDYAQELARRSRSVAVFSGDGTAFSAAGAPLPHGRLMTAARIAGAVTPRIEVSVGYSGWLATGGGRSQQSVDLMLRRSF, from the coding sequence ATGAAGATAGACGCAACAGGTCCCAACGTATATTCGACTACCTGGCGCGGCATGACACTGCCTGGCGCAACCGGCTATGTGCCCATGCCCGACGTGCCGCAGCGGCGCGTCTCGCTTCTGCTGACCGGGTTACTCGCGACGCCCGCGCTCTACGCCGCAAGCTTCGCACCCGCCGCGGCGAACGCGCAAACGACAGTCGCCGCGGGCGTCACGGTCGACGGCACGACGGTCGGCTCTAACCAGAGTCTTCTCGTGTTCGGCGAAGCGGATGGATCGACGGTGAATGCCCACGGCGCGCTGAACGTAGAAGGGGGCGGCGTGGCGCGTTCGAGCTTCATCAATGCGTTCGGCCTGCAGGCGGTGATGTCGGGCGGTATTGCATATGCGACACACGACCTCGGCACCGAAGTCGTGATGAGCGGCGGTATCGCGAGCGGTACCCTGGTGGGTGCCGGCGCCCAGCAGATTGTCTCGTCGGGCGGTATCGCAAGCGGCACGACGATCAGCAGCAGCGGCGCGCAGTCGGTCGACGGCGGCTTCGCTGTCGCGACGATCGTTACGAGCAACAGCCGCGAGGATCTGTCGTCCGGCGGCATGACGAGTGGCACGATGCTCACGAGCGGCGGCGCGCAGAACGTGCTCGCAACCGGCATCGCGAGCGCCACGACGATCGCGGGCGGTGCCTCCCAAACGGTGCAGTCAGGAGGCCTCGCTGTCTCGCCGACGGTGTCGAGCGGCGGCCAGTTGCGAATCAGCGCCGGCGGTAACGCGACCGGTGTCGTACAGCAAAGCGGCGGCATCCTGATCGCGGACACCGGCGCCGGCAACGTCACGGGCACGAATGGGGCCGGCACGTTCGTCATCGGCGGCGGCGTCGCTTCGGGCGTGCTGCTCGACAACGGCGGTCTCTTCACGGTGCTGTCCGGCGGCACGGCGAGCGGCACGATCGTCCACGCCACGCAGATCGTGATGGGCGGCGGAACCGCCGTCGATACGCAGGACATGTTCACGCAGATCGTCTCGTCCGGCGGCCTCGCGCTCGACACGCACGTCTTCGGTTTCGCGCAGCACACGATCCTCGCGGGCGGCATCGCGAGCGGCAGTCTCGTCGACAGGAACTCGCGCGAGGACGTCACATCGGGCGGCATTGCGCGCGGCACGACGCTCGGCAGTACCGGTGTGCAGAACGTCGACGGCGGCGGGTTCGCGTCGGGCACGGTCGTATCGAGCGGCGGCGTGCAACTCATCGCGGGGGCCGGTGTCGCGAGCGGAACCACGGTGTTCGGAAACGGCACGATCACCGTCAGCTCCGGCGGCACGGCCATCGGCATCACGCTGAACGCCGGTGCCACGTTCAGCGGCACCACCGACGACGCGTTCGTTAGCGGCACGAATTCGCTCGGCGCGTTCACGATCTCCGGTGGCATCGCGTCCGGCGTGCTGCTCGAAAACGGCGGCACGTTCATCGTGACGAAGGGTGGCATTGCGAGCGGCACCGTCATCGGCACATACGGCAACGGCTTCGTCGTCTCCGGCGGTGTCGCCGTCGGCACGCTCGACACGTCGCAGTTGACCGTTTCGGCTGGCGGGATTGCGAGCGGCACGGTGGTGTCGAACTTCGGCCACGAAAACGTCGCGATGGGCGGCGTGACGAACGGTGCGCAAGTGTCGGACTTTGGCCAGGAGAACGTGTCGTCGGGTGGCATCGCGAACACGACCTCAGTTGGCAACACCGGTTCGATGACGGTTTACGACGGCGGCGTTGCTAACGGGACTGCGATCGGCAATGGCGGCACGCAGACGATTTCTTCCGGCGGCATCGCGAACGCGGCGACGGTGGCGAGCGGTGGCTTGCAGGTTGTGTCGGCGGGGGCTGCGGCAAGTGGCACGACTGTCTCCAGTGGCGGCGCACAGGTGGTCTCGGCCGGCGGCATCGCCACGGCGACGACCGTTTCGGGCGGTGGCCTGCAGAGCGTGCTGTCGGGGGCCGCGGCAAGCGATACGACCGTCTCCAGCGGCGGCACACAGATGATCTCGGCCGGTGGCATCGCGACGACCACGACCGTTTCGGGCAGCGGTCAACAGAACGTGCTGTCGGGCGGCACGGCCAGCGGCACGGTGCTCGTTGGCGGTGTACAGACTGTCTTCGGCGCGGGCAGCGCGACCGGCACGCTCGTTTCTAGCGGTGGCACGCAGACCATCTCGGCCGGCGGTACAACAAGCGGCACCGCGGTGATGAGCGGTGGCGTACAGAACATCCTCGCGGGCGGTGTCGCAAGTAGCACGACCATCGGTCTCGGCGGCGACCAGCGCGTCGCGAACGACGGCGAAGCCGACGGCACAACCGTGATGAGCGGCGGACAGCAGATCGTGTCCTCCGGAGGTATTTCGGTCGGCACACACGTTGCCGACGGCGGCACGCAAACGCTCTATCAAGGCGCGATCGTCGCCGGCACGATAGTCGGCAGCGGCGGCACGCAGTACGTGTCGTCGGGCTCGACGGCGAGCAGTGCGCAGCTCGTGGGCGGCGTGCAGTATGTGTCGTCCGGCGGTGTCGCGACCGGCACGCTGATCAGCGCTGGCGGCACGCAGAACGTGCTGGCGCTCGGGGTCGCGAGCGGCGCGCATATCGAGAGCGGCGGCACTCAGGCCGTGACGTCGGGCGGCGAAGCGGACGCCACCGTCGTCGACATCGGCGGCAAACAACAGGTCGGCTCCGGCGGTGTCGCGAGCGGCACGCTCGTCAACAGCGGCGGCATGCAGACCGTCGAAGCTGGCGGCATCGTCGCCGCCGCGACGCTGCTGACAGGCGGCATGCAGATCGTCTCGTCCGGCGCGACGACGAGCGGGGTCACGCTGACTGGCGGCACTCAGACCGTGCTGTCAGGCGGCGTCGTTACAGCAACCGGCATCGGTTCAGGCGGGCAGCAGTTCGTCTCGTCGGGCGCGCTCGCGAACCTGGCTACCGTGTCGAGCGGCGGCACGCAAACGGTGTACGCGGGCGCTGTCGCGAGTGGCACACAGGTGAGCGGCGGCGCGCTACAGGATCTGTTCGGCTCGGCAGACCTGTCGGTCGTACAAGGCACACAGACAGTTCACGCAGGCGGCATCGCGAGCCGCGCGACGATCGACGGCGGCGGCGTGCAGACCGTGATGTCCAGCGGTATCGCGAATGGCACGACTCTGGTCGCTGCGCTGCAAATGGTGTCGTCGGGCGGCACGGCGAATGCGACAACGGTCGGCAGCGGCGGCCGGCAGACGGTTGCGAGCGGCGGTGTCGCCAACGGCACAACGATCGCACAGGGTGGCATCGCACAGATTTTCGGCACGCTGAGCGGCGCGACGATCGACACGGGCGGCACATTGCAGATCGCGGGCGGCAACGTAACGGGCAACCTGGCGAACAACGGCTCGCTCGTCTTCAACCGCACCGACGACAGCCGCTACGCGAACTCGCTCTCGGGTGACGGCGCATTCGTCCAGGCAGGCACCGGTACGCTGACGCTGACCGGCGACAGCGGTGCGTTCGCCGGCACGACGGTCGTGAACGCGGGACGGCTCGCCATTGGCGACGCAGCGAATCCGTCGGCGAAGCTCGGCGGCAACATCCAGGTGGAGACGAACGGCACGCTGCTCGGACACGGCACGGTGCTCGGTTCGATCGCGAACGCGGGCGTCGTGCAGCCGGGCGGGTCCATCGGCACGCTGAGCGTCGCGGGCGATTACGTCCAGCAACCGGCCGGTACGCTGACCATCGAATTGAACCCGACCTCCGCATCGAAGCTGCTGGTGAACGGTGCCGCGACACTCAACGGCGCGCTGCATCTGCTCTACGATCCCGGTACGTACGCGGCGAGCAAGACTTACGAGATCGTCTCGGCGACGACCGTCAACGGCAAGTTCGGCAGCGTCAATGCGGACGGCGCGGGCGCGTCGCAGGTTACCCAGAGCGTCGTGTACGGAGCGACGGCCGTCGACCTGAACGTCAACGCCATCGACAATGCCGGCACCGGCACGCTGCCCCCGCCGCCTCCAGGCCAGCCGGCGCCACCGGTGACGGTCATTGCGCCGATCGATACGAGCATCTTCACCGCGCTCGGCTCGACTGCGCTGCTCGCCGGCGAAGCCGCGGCGACGCAACTGCTCGGGCACAACGCACAGCGCTGTGATGACGCCGCCGCCGCGCATTGCTCTTCGGACGACGGCTCGCTGTGGGTCGCGAGTTCCGCAGATCGTCTGTCGCTGCACGGCGCGGCAGGCGGTACGCCGGGTTTCGGTGTCAATCAGTATCAATTCACTGCTGGCGTCGACTGGCGGCGCGGACCGTACAGCATCGGCGGTGCACTCGGTTATGGACACAGCGATCTGTCGGAAAGCGCGACCGGCGACGACGGGCGCATCGATACACTGCGTGCTTCGCTGTACGGATCACGTCGTCTCGGGCCGGTCGTGCTCTCGGCGCTGATGTCGTACGGCTACGACGACATGCATCTGCGTCGACCACTCGGTGCGAGCGGCACGGCGAACGGTGACCCTACGGGACACGACATCGAACTGGGCACGCAGCTGAGCCTACCGATGCCGATCCGCACGTTCACGCTGACACCGCGCGTGGGCCTGCTGTACGGCTACTTCCACCGCAGCGTCTTCGCGGAGCACGGCGCGGGCGGACAGGATCTGCAGGTCGGCACCGACAACGCACGCAGCGTGCAGCCTTATGTCGGCATCGAATTCGACAAGCGCTTCAGCGAAAGCGGTGCACATCCGCTGACGCTGCAGCTAAGCGTCGACTACGCGCAGGAACTCGCGCGGCGTTCGCGCTCGGTGGCGGTGTTTAGCGGTGACGGGACAGCGTTTTCTGCGGCGGGCGCGCCGCTGCCGCACGGTCGGTTGATGACTGCGGCGCGGATCGCGGGGGCTGTGACGCCGAGGATCGAAGTCAGTGTGGGTTACTCGGGGTGGCTTGCGACCGGTGGTGGGCGTTCGCAGCAGAGCGTCGATCTGATGTTGCGGAGGTCGTTCTAA
- the glmS gene encoding glutamine--fructose-6-phosphate transaminase (isomerizing), which translates to MCGIVGAVAQRNIVPVLIEGLRRLEYRGYDSCGVAVLADGEPRRARSVARVADLDEQVRESHLEGTTGIAHTRWATHGAPVTDNAHPIFSRDALAIVHNGIIENYETLREMLRGKGYVFVSQTDTEVIAHLIHSLYRGDLFATVQEAVQQLHGAYAIAVLHKDQPHTVIGARQGSPLVVGLGDGENFLASDALALAGSTERFIFLEEGDVCELTLTHVRVADRHGSDVQREVRQVAAYGGAVELGPYRHFMQKEIFEQPRAISDTIPQSDGFDATLFGDDAAKAFAGIDSLLILACGTSYYSGLTAKYWLESIAKIPTQVEIASEYRYRESVPNPKALVVVISQSGETADTLAALKHAQGLGHRHTLSVCNVATSAMVRLTELSFLTHAGREIGVASTKAFTTQLVGLFVLAATLGKLRGHVSAAQEADYIRQLRHLPAALNSVLALEPQIIAWSEEFSRKEHALFLGRGLHYPIALEGALKLKEISYIHAEAYPAGELKHGPLALVTEAMPVVTVAPNDALLEKLKSNIQEVRARGGELYVFADADTRIVNDEGLHVIRMPEHYGMLSPILHVVPLQLLAYHTACARGTDVDKPRNLAKSVTVE; encoded by the coding sequence ATGTGCGGTATTGTCGGCGCGGTTGCGCAACGTAACATCGTTCCCGTTCTCATCGAAGGTTTGCGGCGCCTCGAATATCGCGGTTACGACTCGTGCGGCGTCGCCGTGCTGGCCGACGGCGAACCGCGTCGCGCGCGCAGCGTGGCGCGGGTGGCCGACCTCGACGAGCAGGTGCGCGAGTCGCATCTCGAAGGCACGACCGGTATCGCGCACACGCGCTGGGCGACGCACGGCGCGCCGGTGACCGACAACGCTCACCCGATCTTCTCGCGCGACGCGCTCGCGATCGTGCACAACGGCATCATCGAGAACTACGAGACGTTGCGCGAGATGCTGCGCGGCAAGGGCTACGTGTTCGTGTCGCAGACCGACACCGAGGTGATCGCGCATCTGATCCACAGTCTGTATCGCGGCGACCTGTTCGCGACCGTGCAGGAAGCCGTGCAGCAGTTGCACGGCGCCTATGCGATCGCGGTGCTGCACAAGGACCAGCCGCATACGGTGATTGGCGCGCGTCAGGGTTCGCCGCTCGTCGTGGGGTTGGGCGACGGCGAAAACTTTCTGGCCTCCGACGCGCTGGCGCTGGCCGGCAGCACCGAACGGTTCATCTTCCTCGAAGAAGGCGACGTCTGCGAGTTGACGCTGACACACGTGCGCGTGGCCGACCGCCATGGCAGCGACGTGCAGCGCGAAGTCCGCCAGGTGGCCGCGTATGGCGGCGCGGTCGAACTCGGACCGTACCGGCACTTCATGCAGAAGGAAATCTTCGAGCAGCCGCGCGCGATCAGCGACACGATTCCGCAAAGCGACGGCTTCGATGCAACGCTCTTCGGCGACGACGCGGCGAAGGCGTTTGCCGGAATCGATAGCCTGCTGATTCTCGCGTGCGGCACCAGCTATTACTCGGGGTTGACCGCGAAATACTGGCTCGAATCGATTGCGAAGATTCCGACCCAGGTCGAGATTGCGAGCGAGTACCGGTATCGCGAGTCAGTGCCGAATCCGAAGGCACTCGTCGTGGTGATCTCGCAATCGGGCGAAACCGCCGACACGCTCGCGGCGCTCAAGCATGCGCAGGGGCTCGGGCATCGGCATACGCTGTCGGTGTGCAACGTCGCGACGAGCGCGATGGTGCGGCTCACCGAACTGTCGTTCCTGACGCACGCGGGCCGCGAGATCGGCGTGGCGTCGACCAAGGCGTTCACGACGCAGTTAGTCGGCCTGTTCGTGCTGGCGGCGACGCTCGGCAAACTGCGCGGTCATGTGAGTGCAGCGCAGGAAGCCGATTACATCCGCCAGTTGCGTCACCTGCCGGCGGCGCTGAACAGCGTGCTGGCGCTGGAGCCGCAGATCATCGCGTGGTCGGAGGAATTCTCGCGCAAGGAGCACGCCTTGTTCCTCGGGCGCGGGCTGCATTATCCGATCGCGCTGGAAGGCGCGCTGAAGCTCAAGGAGATTTCGTACATCCACGCCGAAGCGTATCCGGCCGGCGAGCTGAAGCACGGGCCGCTCGCGCTGGTGACGGAAGCAATGCCGGTTGTCACCGTGGCGCCCAACGACGCACTGCTCGAAAAGCTGAAGTCGAACATCCAGGAAGTGCGCGCACGTGGCGGTGAGCTGTATGTGTTTGCCGACGCGGACACGCGCATCGTTAACGACGAAGGGCTACATGTGATCCGCATGCCGGAACACTACGGAATGCTGTCGCCGATCCTGCACGTCGTGCCGCTGCAGTTGCTCGCGTATCACACGGCTTGTGCGCGCGGGACGGATGTGGACAAACCGCGGAATCTGGCGAAGTCGGTGACGGTGGAATAA
- the glmU gene encoding bifunctional UDP-N-acetylglucosamine diphosphorylase/glucosamine-1-phosphate N-acetyltransferase GlmU — MNIVILAAGTGKRMRSALPKVLHPLAGRPLLAHVIDTARTLNPTRLVVVVGHGADAVRAAVAAPDVQFALQAQQLGTGHAVQQALPLLDPSVPTLVLYGDVPLTRAGTLKQLTDAVGQQGYGVLTVTLDDPSGYGRIVRDARGKVLRIVEQKDATPEQQAIAEINTGIIAAPTGQLAGWLASLKNDNSQGEFYLTDVVELAIEAGIEIVTTQPDDEWETLGVNSKQQLAELERVYQRNVAEALLVAGVTLADPARLDVRGTLECGRDVSIDVNCVFEGTVTLADNVTIGPNCVIRNATIGAGTRVDAFTHIDGAEVGAQAVLGPYARLRPGAQLKDESHVGNFVEVKNAVIGHGSKANHLTYIGDADIGARVNIGAGTITCNYDGANKHRTIIEDDVFVGSDTQLVAPVRVGRGVTIAAGTTVWKDVAPDQLVLNDKTQTSKPGYVRPVKKKS, encoded by the coding sequence ATGAACATCGTGATTTTGGCGGCGGGCACCGGCAAGCGCATGCGCTCAGCATTGCCCAAGGTGCTGCATCCTCTGGCCGGTCGGCCACTTCTTGCACACGTCATCGATACTGCCCGCACGCTCAACCCGACGCGGCTCGTCGTGGTCGTCGGGCATGGCGCCGATGCGGTGCGTGCCGCCGTCGCCGCGCCTGACGTGCAATTCGCCCTGCAGGCGCAGCAACTCGGCACCGGCCATGCTGTGCAGCAGGCGCTGCCGCTGCTCGATCCATCCGTGCCGACGCTCGTGCTGTATGGCGACGTGCCGCTCACGCGTGCCGGCACGCTGAAGCAGCTCACCGACGCCGTTGGCCAGCAGGGCTATGGCGTACTCACGGTCACGCTCGACGACCCCAGCGGCTACGGCCGGATCGTGCGCGATGCGCGCGGCAAGGTGCTGCGCATCGTCGAGCAGAAAGACGCGACGCCGGAGCAGCAGGCGATTGCCGAAATCAACACCGGCATCATCGCCGCCCCGACCGGGCAGCTTGCCGGCTGGCTCGCGTCGCTGAAGAACGACAACTCGCAGGGCGAGTTCTATCTGACCGACGTCGTCGAACTGGCGATCGAGGCCGGCATCGAAATCGTCACGACACAGCCCGACGACGAATGGGAAACGCTTGGCGTCAACAGCAAGCAACAGCTCGCCGAACTGGAGCGCGTGTATCAGCGCAACGTCGCCGAAGCGCTGCTGGTTGCCGGCGTGACGCTCGCGGACCCTGCGCGTCTGGATGTGCGCGGTACGCTTGAGTGCGGCCGCGATGTATCGATCGATGTGAACTGCGTGTTCGAAGGCACGGTCACGCTGGCCGACAACGTCACGATCGGCCCGAATTGCGTGATCCGCAACGCGACGATCGGCGCCGGCACACGTGTCGATGCGTTCACGCATATCGACGGTGCAGAAGTCGGTGCGCAGGCCGTGCTCGGGCCGTATGCCCGGCTGCGGCCCGGCGCGCAGCTGAAGGACGAATCGCATGTCGGCAATTTCGTCGAAGTGAAGAATGCGGTGATCGGTCATGGTTCGAAGGCCAATCACCTCACTTATATCGGCGACGCGGACATCGGCGCTCGGGTCAATATTGGCGCCGGTACGATCACGTGCAATTACGACGGCGCGAATAAACATCGCACGATCATCGAAGACGACGTGTTCGTGGGCTCGGATACGCAATTGGTCGCTCCGGTGCGCGTGGGCCGCGGCGTGACGATCGCAGCGGGCACGACCGTGTGGAAAGACGTGGCTCCGGACCAACTGGTGCTGAACGACAAGACCCAGACAAGCAAGCCGGGCTACGTACGCCCGGTCAAAAAGAAAAGCTGA
- the ttcA gene encoding tRNA 2-thiocytidine(32) synthetase TtcA, with protein MAGLAAPDTVARGATATAQADARPVMTRREQKEAYENNKLFKRLARLVGQAVGDYNMIEEGDKVMVCLSGGKDSYAMLDVLMRLRERAPIHFDIVAVNLDQKQPGFPEHVLPEYLSKLDIPFHIENQDTYSIVKRLVPEGKTTCSLCSRLRRGILYRVAGELGATKIALGHHRDDILQTLLLNLFYGGKLKGMPPKLQSDDGKNIVIRPLAYVKETDLEKYAELREFPIIPCNLCGSQPNLKRAEMKALVRDWEKRFPGRVENMFNALSKVVPSHLMDHTLFPFAGLRATGEADPHGDIAFDEDPCSTDTTNSATLGSAQPISIIQFDDL; from the coding sequence ATGGCCGGCCTCGCCGCGCCCGACACGGTTGCCCGCGGAGCAACAGCAACGGCGCAAGCCGACGCACGCCCCGTGATGACACGTCGCGAGCAGAAGGAAGCGTACGAGAACAACAAGCTCTTCAAGCGGTTGGCGCGCCTCGTCGGTCAGGCGGTCGGCGACTACAACATGATCGAGGAAGGCGACAAGGTGATGGTATGCCTGTCGGGCGGCAAGGACAGCTACGCGATGCTCGACGTGCTGATGCGCCTGCGCGAGCGCGCGCCGATTCATTTCGACATCGTCGCGGTCAATCTCGACCAGAAGCAGCCCGGCTTCCCCGAGCACGTGCTGCCGGAGTATCTGTCGAAGCTCGACATTCCATTTCATATCGAGAATCAGGACACATACAGCATCGTCAAGCGCCTCGTGCCCGAGGGCAAGACCACCTGCTCGCTGTGCTCGCGGCTGCGGCGCGGCATTCTCTACCGCGTGGCGGGCGAACTGGGCGCCACCAAGATCGCGCTCGGCCATCATCGCGACGACATCCTGCAGACGCTGCTGCTGAACCTGTTCTACGGCGGCAAGCTGAAGGGCATGCCGCCGAAGCTGCAATCGGACGACGGCAAGAACATCGTGATCCGGCCGCTCGCGTATGTGAAGGAAACCGATCTGGAGAAGTACGCGGAACTGCGCGAATTCCCGATCATTCCGTGCAATCTGTGCGGCAGCCAGCCGAACCTGAAGCGTGCCGAGATGAAAGCGCTGGTGCGCGACTGGGAGAAGCGTTTTCCGGGGCGCGTCGAGAACATGTTCAACGCGCTGTCGAAGGTCGTGCCGTCGCATTTGATGGATCACACGCTGTTTCCGTTCGCCGGCCTGCGCGCAACCGGTGAAGCCGATCCGCATGGCGATATCGCGTTCGACGAAGACCCGTGTTCCACCGATACGACGAACAGCGCGACGCTGGGCAGCGCCCAGCCCATTTCAATCATCCAGTTCGACGACCTCTGA